A genomic region of Trifolium pratense cultivar HEN17-A07 linkage group LG3, ARS_RC_1.1, whole genome shotgun sequence contains the following coding sequences:
- the LOC123913773 gene encoding NAC domain-containing protein 82-like isoform X1, translating into MAEPKLIPGFRFHPTDVELVMYFLKRKIMGRKFPVDVITELDIYKYAPWDLPDKSLLKSGDLKWYFFSPTGKKYSIGGRMNRATEIGYWKTTGKDRSIQHNNQLVGMIRTLVFHIGKAPKGDRTDWVMHEFRLDDKYLADQGIPQSSYVICRVFQKEGPGPRNAAQYGKPFNEKDWDSEEEFDCVQAVPVAVVSAPVPILPSSSYISATNDMHPSASGCIGPTPVSCLSRLMPSGLAQPSAPSNQVDNGILSLLSIFKEDNTLARNENNESEKVGSPGQANNAEGAPYLDPNEIFGELGDLHSLVGLDEGGGFSYGQKIEYTKNEMLSTDNVALFHDPHDFVELNDLEVPEQTKDDGSWGQDKQA; encoded by the exons ATGGCCGAACCAAAATTGATTCCAGGGTTTCGGTTTCATCCTACTGATGTTGAGCTCGTTATGTATTTTCTCAAGAGGAAGATTATGGGTAGAAAATTCCCTGTTGATGTTATTACTGAACTTGACATCTACAAGTATGCTCCATGGGATCTACCAG ATAAATCTTTGCTCAAAAGTGGCGATTTGAAATGGTACTTCTTTAGCCCCACAGGGAAGAAATATTCCATTGGAGGGAGGATGAATCGAGCGACGGAGATTGGGTACTGGAAGACTACGGGGAAAGATAGGTCAATTCAACATAACAATCAACTGGTGGGGATGATAAGAACCCTGGTGTTTCACATTGGCAAAGCTCCTAAAGGAGACCGAACTGATTGGGTTATGCATGAATTCAGACTTGATGACAAATACTTAGCTGACCAAGGCATTCCACAG AGTTCCTATGTGATTTGCAGGGTATTTCAAAAGGAAGGTCCTGGTCCCAGGAATGCTGCACAGTATGGAAAACCATTTAATGAGAAAGACTGGGATAGTGAAGAGGAATTTGATTGTGTACAAGCTGTCCCTGTCGCTGTTGTGTCTGCACCAGTTCCTATTCTACCTAGCTCAAGCTATATTTCTGCCACAAATGACATGCATCCATCGGCAAGTGGATGCATTGGTCCGACCCCTGTATCATGTCTATCAAGATTGATGCCCTCTGGCTTGGCACAACCTTCAGCTCCAAGCAATCAAGTTGACAACGGCATTTTATCCTTGCTTAGTATTTTCAAAGAGGATAATACATTGGCCCGGAATGAAAACAATGAATCTGAG AAGGTTGGTAGTCCTGGTCAGGCAAACAATGCTGAAGGTGCACCTTATTTAGATCCAAATGAGATTTTTGGCGAATTGGGAGATCTTCACAGCTTGGTTGGATTGGATGAAGGAGGCGGCTTTTCCTATGgccaaaaaattgaatataccAAAAACGAAATGCTTTCTACTGACAACGTGGCTTTGTTTCACGACCCCCATGATTTCGTGGAGTTGAATGACCTAGAGGTGCCTGAGCAGACTAAAGATGATGGAAGTTGGGGACAAGATAAGCAAGCTTAA
- the LOC123913773 gene encoding NAC domain-containing protein 82-like isoform X2, with protein sequence MYFLKRKIMGRKFPVDVITELDIYKYAPWDLPDKSLLKSGDLKWYFFSPTGKKYSIGGRMNRATEIGYWKTTGKDRSIQHNNQLVGMIRTLVFHIGKAPKGDRTDWVMHEFRLDDKYLADQGIPQSSYVICRVFQKEGPGPRNAAQYGKPFNEKDWDSEEEFDCVQAVPVAVVSAPVPILPSSSYISATNDMHPSASGCIGPTPVSCLSRLMPSGLAQPSAPSNQVDNGILSLLSIFKEDNTLARNENNESEKVGSPGQANNAEGAPYLDPNEIFGELGDLHSLVGLDEGGGFSYGQKIEYTKNEMLSTDNVALFHDPHDFVELNDLEVPEQTKDDGSWGQDKQA encoded by the exons ATGTATTTTCTCAAGAGGAAGATTATGGGTAGAAAATTCCCTGTTGATGTTATTACTGAACTTGACATCTACAAGTATGCTCCATGGGATCTACCAG ATAAATCTTTGCTCAAAAGTGGCGATTTGAAATGGTACTTCTTTAGCCCCACAGGGAAGAAATATTCCATTGGAGGGAGGATGAATCGAGCGACGGAGATTGGGTACTGGAAGACTACGGGGAAAGATAGGTCAATTCAACATAACAATCAACTGGTGGGGATGATAAGAACCCTGGTGTTTCACATTGGCAAAGCTCCTAAAGGAGACCGAACTGATTGGGTTATGCATGAATTCAGACTTGATGACAAATACTTAGCTGACCAAGGCATTCCACAG AGTTCCTATGTGATTTGCAGGGTATTTCAAAAGGAAGGTCCTGGTCCCAGGAATGCTGCACAGTATGGAAAACCATTTAATGAGAAAGACTGGGATAGTGAAGAGGAATTTGATTGTGTACAAGCTGTCCCTGTCGCTGTTGTGTCTGCACCAGTTCCTATTCTACCTAGCTCAAGCTATATTTCTGCCACAAATGACATGCATCCATCGGCAAGTGGATGCATTGGTCCGACCCCTGTATCATGTCTATCAAGATTGATGCCCTCTGGCTTGGCACAACCTTCAGCTCCAAGCAATCAAGTTGACAACGGCATTTTATCCTTGCTTAGTATTTTCAAAGAGGATAATACATTGGCCCGGAATGAAAACAATGAATCTGAG AAGGTTGGTAGTCCTGGTCAGGCAAACAATGCTGAAGGTGCACCTTATTTAGATCCAAATGAGATTTTTGGCGAATTGGGAGATCTTCACAGCTTGGTTGGATTGGATGAAGGAGGCGGCTTTTCCTATGgccaaaaaattgaatataccAAAAACGAAATGCTTTCTACTGACAACGTGGCTTTGTTTCACGACCCCCATGATTTCGTGGAGTTGAATGACCTAGAGGTGCCTGAGCAGACTAAAGATGATGGAAGTTGGGGACAAGATAAGCAAGCTTAA
- the LOC123917623 gene encoding uncharacterized protein LOC123917623 gives MELSNNVAFEIFSWLPAKSICKLKLTCESFSEFSKESTFKTKQAHNLFGRDDTCFFIQPEQTRQGFEKRVELHSLPKEQQSSGIPKNVLTFLSNSACVLASSNGLVLCHTINNNDKLELFVCNPITKSWSFIPTPESLQINYSNFANINLMLDCSRDSPDDFLVFLFENTMDYYFSPKTSYICKVYHGKEGVWKTMERRFFPGGRNMNFDMPVFHNGAVHIISDSGDYFGKSSPFYKPYIMSYNLEDGTSTMLELPREATKDCPAIWCNMGIFNWGKVTSYSNHRSICLVKLSKSAFTIWVLKDYESASWKKVFKVRVKDLGLKEEKDVDVERVGFTVMNGGDLLVFSTENKIYSCRLDDERFKMVEEICKHNCGPNPRFISYSDTLRSCGINAQTMP, from the coding sequence ATGGAACTATCAAACAACGTTGCTTTTGAGATATTTTCATGGCTACCAGCAAAGAGTATTTGCAAATTGAAATTAACTTGTGAGTCATTCTCCGAGTTTTCAAAAGAAAGCACTTTTAAAACGAAGCAAGCTCATAATTTGTTTGGGAGAGATGACACGTGCTTCTTCATTCAACCCGAGCAAACAAGACAAGGGTTTGAAAAAAGAGTTGAGTTACATTCTTTACCTAAAGAGCAACAATCTTCCGGTATCCCTAAGAATGTTCTTACATTCCTATCAAATTCAGCTTGTGTCTTAGCTTCTAGTAATGGTTTGGTTCTTTGCCACACCATTAATAACAACGACAAACTTGAGTTGTTCGTATGTAACCCAATAACAAAGTCTTGGTCTTTCATTCCTACCCCAGAATCGCTGCAAATAAACTATAGTAATTTTGCTAATATCAATCTTATGTTAGATTGCTCTCGTGACTCCCCAGATGATTTCTTGGTGTTTCTTTTTGAAAACACAATGGATTACTACTTTTCACCGAAGACTAGTTATATATGCAAAGTTTACCATGGCAAGGAAGGTGTATGGAAAACAATGGAAAGACGTTTTTTTCCAGGCGGAAGAAACATGAACTTTGACATGCCCGTGTTTCATAATGGGGCCGTTCATATTATCTCGGATAGCGGTGATTATTTTGGAAAATCAAGTCCTTTTTATAAGCCATATATTATGTCTTATAATCTAGAAGATGGAACTTCAACTATGCTTGAATTGCCAAGAGAAGCTACGAAAGATTGTCCTGCCATATGGTGTAACATGGGCATATTCAATTGGGGTAAAGTGACAAGTTATTCTAATCATCGTTCCATTTGTTTAGTCAAGTTAAGCAAGTCTGCTTTTACTATTTGGGTTTTAAAAGATTATGAGTCAGCTTCATGGAAGAAGGTTTTTAAAGTGAGAGTGAAAGATTTGGGTTTAAAGGAGGAGAAAGATGTTGATGTTGAGAGAGTTGGGTTTACTGTCATGAATGGCGGCGATCTTTTGGTTTTTTCTACCGAAAATAAGATTTATAGTTGTCGATTGGACGATGAAAGATTTAAGATGGTCGAAGAAATATGCAAACACAATTGTGGACCGAACCCACGCTTTATCTCATACTCGGATACTCTTCGTTCATGTGGGATTAATGCTCAAACTATGCCTTAA
- the LOC123915777 gene encoding uncharacterized protein LOC123915777 isoform X1, protein MNGLNLDRGIRLVFFEESSQVSGMSRIRNILRGSDVKKYIFMFVVVPMCVFGIYIHGQKITYFLRPLWDKPLKPFNVIRHYYNDNVTMETLCRLHGWGVREYPRRVYDAVLFSNEVEILTLRWKELYPYVAEFVILESNSTFTGLPKPLAFKRNREQFKFIEPRLTYGTIGGRFKKGENPFVEEAYQRVALDQLLKIAGITDDDLLIMSDVDEIPSAHTINLLRWCDEIPPILHLQLKNYLYSFEFHLDNKSWRAAIHRYQPGKTRYAHYRQSDNILADSGWHCSFCFRRISDFIFKMKAYSHYDRVRFSYFLNPDRIQRVICEGADLFDMLPEEYTFREIIGKMGPIPRSYSAVHLPAFLLENAEKYKFLLPGNCMRER, encoded by the exons ATGAATGGTCTGAATTTGGATAGGGGAATAAGGTTGGTTTTTTTTGAG GAATCAAGTCAAGTATCGGGTATGTCAAGAATCCGCAACATTTTGCGTGGTTCGGatgtgaaaaaatatatattcatgttCGTTGTTGTCCCAATGTGCGTATTTGGAATTTATATTCATGGGCAGAAGATCACTTATTTTCTGCGGCCGCTATGGGATAAACCACTCAAGCCGTTCAATGTCATTCGTCATTACTATAATGACAATGTTACCATGGAAACACTTTGCAGACTTCATGGCTGGGGAGTTCGTGAGTATCCAAGGCGCGTGTATGATGCCGTGTTGTTTAGTAACGAGGTGGAAATTCTCACCTTGCGTTGGAAAGAATTGTATCCCTATGTAGCTGAATTTGTAATCCTTGAATCGAACTCTACATTTACTGGTTTGCCTAAGCCTCTGGCTTTCAAAAGAAATAGGGAGCAATTCAAATTTATCGAGCCCCGGTTAACTTATGGGACTATTGGTGGTCGATTTAAGAAAGGAGAAAACCCGTTTGTTGAGGAAGCATATCAACGTGTAGCGTTAGATCAACTCCTTAAGATTGCTGGTATTACAGATGACGACTTATTGATTATGTCTGATGTTGATGAGATACCAAGTGCTCATACTATTAACCTCTTGAGATGGTGCGACGAAATACCTCCAATCTTGCATCTACAGCTAAAGAATTATCTATATTCATTCGAGTTTCATCTCGATAACAAGAGCTGGAGGGCAGCAATTCACAGATATCAACCAGGCAAGACAAGATATGCACATTATCGCCAGTCTGATAACATATTAGCAGATTCTGGTTGGCATTGTAGCTTTTGTTTCCGTCGAAtcagtgattttatttttaagatgaaAGCTTACAGTCATTATGATAGAGTTAGGTTCTCTTACTTTTTAAATCCTGATAGAATTCAGAGAGTAATATGTGAAGGGGCTGATCTATTTGATATGCTCCCTGAGGAGTACACTTTCAGGGAGATCATCGGTAAAATGGGTCCGATACCCCGTTCATATTCTGCAGTTCACCTTCCTGCTTTCCTTTTAGAAAATGCAGAAAAGTATAAATTTCTCTTGCCTGGAAATTGCATGAGAGAGAGATGA
- the LOC123915777 gene encoding uncharacterized protein LOC123915777 isoform X2, which translates to MESSQVSGMSRIRNILRGSDVKKYIFMFVVVPMCVFGIYIHGQKITYFLRPLWDKPLKPFNVIRHYYNDNVTMETLCRLHGWGVREYPRRVYDAVLFSNEVEILTLRWKELYPYVAEFVILESNSTFTGLPKPLAFKRNREQFKFIEPRLTYGTIGGRFKKGENPFVEEAYQRVALDQLLKIAGITDDDLLIMSDVDEIPSAHTINLLRWCDEIPPILHLQLKNYLYSFEFHLDNKSWRAAIHRYQPGKTRYAHYRQSDNILADSGWHCSFCFRRISDFIFKMKAYSHYDRVRFSYFLNPDRIQRVICEGADLFDMLPEEYTFREIIGKMGPIPRSYSAVHLPAFLLENAEKYKFLLPGNCMRER; encoded by the exons ATG GAATCAAGTCAAGTATCGGGTATGTCAAGAATCCGCAACATTTTGCGTGGTTCGGatgtgaaaaaatatatattcatgttCGTTGTTGTCCCAATGTGCGTATTTGGAATTTATATTCATGGGCAGAAGATCACTTATTTTCTGCGGCCGCTATGGGATAAACCACTCAAGCCGTTCAATGTCATTCGTCATTACTATAATGACAATGTTACCATGGAAACACTTTGCAGACTTCATGGCTGGGGAGTTCGTGAGTATCCAAGGCGCGTGTATGATGCCGTGTTGTTTAGTAACGAGGTGGAAATTCTCACCTTGCGTTGGAAAGAATTGTATCCCTATGTAGCTGAATTTGTAATCCTTGAATCGAACTCTACATTTACTGGTTTGCCTAAGCCTCTGGCTTTCAAAAGAAATAGGGAGCAATTCAAATTTATCGAGCCCCGGTTAACTTATGGGACTATTGGTGGTCGATTTAAGAAAGGAGAAAACCCGTTTGTTGAGGAAGCATATCAACGTGTAGCGTTAGATCAACTCCTTAAGATTGCTGGTATTACAGATGACGACTTATTGATTATGTCTGATGTTGATGAGATACCAAGTGCTCATACTATTAACCTCTTGAGATGGTGCGACGAAATACCTCCAATCTTGCATCTACAGCTAAAGAATTATCTATATTCATTCGAGTTTCATCTCGATAACAAGAGCTGGAGGGCAGCAATTCACAGATATCAACCAGGCAAGACAAGATATGCACATTATCGCCAGTCTGATAACATATTAGCAGATTCTGGTTGGCATTGTAGCTTTTGTTTCCGTCGAAtcagtgattttatttttaagatgaaAGCTTACAGTCATTATGATAGAGTTAGGTTCTCTTACTTTTTAAATCCTGATAGAATTCAGAGAGTAATATGTGAAGGGGCTGATCTATTTGATATGCTCCCTGAGGAGTACACTTTCAGGGAGATCATCGGTAAAATGGGTCCGATACCCCGTTCATATTCTGCAGTTCACCTTCCTGCTTTCCTTTTAGAAAATGCAGAAAAGTATAAATTTCTCTTGCCTGGAAATTGCATGAGAGAGAGATGA